Within Coffea arabica cultivar ET-39 chromosome 4e, Coffea Arabica ET-39 HiFi, whole genome shotgun sequence, the genomic segment ATTGcagcaaaaatgaaaaataaagaaacttGCGGCATGCAAAAATTGAAATAGCATTCTGCAAATTTCCAGCTACAGGCCGAAAGATTATCATGAGAAAAAATGGGAATGAATGCTTAGTGATTTGTCCATCCAAACTTCAAACTAAATAATCACACAATACAAATTTGACAtccaaacaagcaaaacataAAAGCAAACTCATGCAAAAAGACACGAAGAAGCTCATACATTCTGCAAATTCCAGCCACCATTCTTTCTacaacatttctccaagattggCTCTACCCAAGTATAAACCGAAAGGAAATGGAGTCCAAGCCGAATTATGCAGCTGGTCAATCACACACATTCAGGTAAACTCCAGCAGATTCCATGCACTTATCGACTAGAAACCAACAAGAAATCACAATTCAACAGGGGAAATATCACAGGAAACAAAAGATTAGAGCTCAAAACTTTCCCCCTTATACATTTTCTTCTCGGCTTcgcaagtaaaaaaaaaagaggactgAGTGCTTGCATTTGCATACTCCTAATGCCAAAACTTCTAACACAACAGGTTTCTTTTTTTATTCTAGTATTTACAACAGCTCAAAACTCAACATCTAACAGAACCAAAAGACTTAGGATGGGACCatgcaattctggaaaatttctgctATTGCAGCCGTAAACAACAAAGcatcatttttatcaaaaaacaCAAACATAATCCATCTAAATATGATAGAACGTGCACTGAACATTCAACAAAAGAAATCAGCAACAAATGGCCAACCACAGCAGATTCTAACTCGCAAAACGAGAGGACAGATTCTTGATGAAcatgaaaaaagagagggaagaTAAACGATGAAGAACATTAAAATTTCCACAAGAAAAGTCACGGAATACATGCTTTGAAAGCTTAAAGGATCTACGCCTGAAGAGAAACTAGAGCTTAAAAGAAAGAATAGCTTACAGTGATCTCTTTTTTGTTGGAGATTCACCACTGATGATGGCGGAATGAAGCCCTCTTGGTTTCTTGCAGAAAAAACACCAGATTCCTCTCCCTTCCTCCTTGCTCTCTCTCGCTGAAAGCTGCGTCTTTTCTGTTCTTAAAACCTGGCCGTCGCCTCTACTATTTCATTCCCTTTATCCATCCCCAGATTCtcgctctctccctctctttttctcttcctcACAATCTCAGCCGCCACACTTTTTCTATCCCTTGCTTCGTTCCTCCCTACTGCCCAGCCGAAGCTCTCCTTTCTAAACCTAGCCCGTTCTCAGCCGTCATGCCGTcacacccttttttttttttcgttgcgGCTGCTGTCTTCTTATATTTATACCAGACAACACctctcaaaccctcacctcaagggTGAGGATGAAAGTGGAGATTTCTTTTTCAACCCAGGCCATCCGATGAgcctatgatttttttttcaaacttctgCCCTGCTGCCGCGATTTTGCTGCGCGcagttttctctctctctttttttcaatCACTTAATTAATAATACCAAAATGACAATTTAaacaaacttaaataaaatatacCACATTAGtaaccaaaagataaaaaataaaaaactaagattttcctctttttcctcttttcctttttcttttactttttttttcaaagaaataaaacatatctTTCCccaattttctctctttctagCAAAAATTTATGCTAAAAGtcttataataataaaaataaataaataaatagctaAGAGAGCCCAAAATGAATACAAAatacaactaaaaataaaataaaaaataaaaaataaaataatagataatgaTAATCTAAAAATACTAAAGTGCTATATAAATGCTAAAAGTCTAAGAACCAAAAATCATGGAATTAAGAGAATTATtgctaaaaataaaaacaaaattaggataaaaattattttaaaatttggtgtctacagtttgcccctatttgtctgagttttggaaaaacttgagacaaagaagtagacaccaaatacttacctgtgttatttgaccacaaaatgattccaacggacagtgacccgaacatgaatttaaaacgggaatgacccgaacaggaatttgaaatgggactgacccgaacaggtaatttaaaacgggactgacccgaacaggaattcaaaacgggactgacccgaacaaggaatttaaaacgggacttaaaacgggactgacccgaacaagaaatttaaaacgggactgacccgaacaaaaatttaaaacgggactgacccgaacaagaaatttaaaacgggactaacccgaacaagaaatttaaaacgggactgacccgaacaggaacaggaataaataaataaaagtctAAGAACCAAAAATCATGGAATTAAGAGAATTATTGCTAGCTaagagactgacccgaacatgattTAAAACGGGAATACCCGAACAGGatacaactaaaaataaaataaaaaataaaaaataaaataatagataatgaTAATCTAAAAATACTAAAGTGCTATATAaatgctaaaaataaaaataaataaataaatagtctAAGATAATGATAATCTAAAAATACTAAAGTGCTATATAAATGCTAAAAGTCTAAGAACCAAAAATCATGGAATTAAGAGAATTATtgctaaaaataaaaacaaaattaggataaaaattattttaaaatttggtgtctacagtttgcccctatttgtctgagttttggaaaaacttgagacaaagaagtagacaccaaatacttacctgtgttatttgaccacaaaatgattccaacggacaggaatttaaaacgggactgacccgaacatgaatttaaaacgggaatgacccgaacaggaatttgaaacgggactgacccgaacaggtaatttaaaacgggactgacccgaacaggaattcaaaacgggactgacccgaacaaggaatttaaaacgggacttaaaacgggactgacccgaacaagaaatttaaaacgggactgacccgaacaaaaatttaaaacgggactgacccgaacaagaaatttaaaacgggactaacccgaacaagaaatttaaaacgggactgacccgaacaagaaatttaaaacgggaataacccgaacaggaatttaaaacgggactgacccgaacaagaaatttaaaacgggactgacccgaacaggaacaggaatttaaaacgggactgcaCTGGGGAGGTTTAAACAAtaaattgagtttttacctgGGAGTGGTTCAAACttttttgtaccaagagggagatttgaTCTCTGTGGCTGAAGTgatagctgatgttgtttcttatgatcAAATTTTGCCAATAACATTATCACTTCGTCTTTGCTTACTGGGGAGCTGTTTCTGACATCGATTTAGGTGCGAAAAGGAGAGTGGTTGTTTTCGTTTGTAAACGTAACGTTCCTgcaagaaagaagaaataatggacttgtcaccatcatttgatccggtttgccttgagaatcgtgtaaacatgagtcttgtgatgcttttgccTCTGTTTTGCGGCGTCTAGCTTAGTCGaacttgtaattttgaaacctttcaatTTCTGAGACTGATAAAGTACGTATTTACCACGTCACCAAATCTATGTAGCAGCTTTGTTGCATTTTACCCACTTTAGTAGATGATTGAACCCCTTATCCTTGCACAAACCCTAGGGTTTATCATCCATTCGAATCCcatggtgaaagaatgatgcatgaaaatttgtcatataaaaatcaatgatatatgcaagatgattcctatgtcaggcaaagatgagcatgTAAAAAAATGCAGACAACCACAAGCAGTCGAACGCAAATAATCGAGAGAAACCAAGAGgtttataaagatacattttgcaacagaatatttgtaaagaaaaatacaaatttggccaacgaatatcatattcaagactttggatATATTTGCTTCGGATTTCAATACTGGTAGAAGTGTCACAATCATGAGGGAAAGTCCAAATGAAtcaggtcaccagctgttccttctcgTGCTCGTCTTGTTGAGaaaacctgccttggcgccctttcgggttttcaccaaggttgcccccaccctttttgtttttgttttgtcttttccttttcttttccctttttttcttttttttttctttttcctttttcttttctttcgaggcgccctttcgggttttcacctaaagaacaatgaaatatctcaaccatgatcgactcagaaatatgagttaaagatttctggcatcagtaaaatgcacttcccttgtgagattaggcgaaggcattatggacatcacttgccagttgattaacaaatttcctaatagaaatacaacaaatgacgaaagccaggactttgggctttgtaatgaggtcaggtggggtgcttttcaagaaaagttgaggcttgaaagcgaATTTTTGATGCGAGGcgaaataacttgagattgcaatattttgaaaatgtctccgattttgaacgaaactgaggaaaatttgccccagtttgattgaattttctctctttgcattttctttattgcattttcctcacttttgcatttttctttaaaaactaaatttgccccagtgtggggttctcttttctttttgatcatctctctttcaaaataaatttgtcccagtgtggggtttgcaattctcaggggttatcaagtgaaaatttgtcaattctgatggctcaaaggggacaagtagagataaaatgttttaagtgtaaaagaagatggcctgacttgcatttcgccgtttgcatgaatttctaaagaaaatttgcatgatcaaatgaaaaacttcttgcacatgtctgagttgatgggttgagggaatgttcgtccatccatttctgccaaaataagtgctccgccaggtaataccttttggacaatgaacggcccttgccaatttggagcaaatttgcctttagcttcatcttgcatcggCAAAATTcgctttagtactttgtctcCTTCTTCGAATACacgccgatggacttttttgttgtaagcccgggccacacgtttctgatagcactgaccatgacagatagcaATGAGCCGCTTTTCatcgatcaaagtcaattgctcatgacgctgctttatccaatcagcctcctccaatttagcttccatgaggattcgtagcgaaggaatttcaacttcagctggtaacacagcttccattccatacatgagtgaatatGGTGTTGCCCCGGTCGATGTccggatagaagtccgatacgccattaatgcataaggcaacttttcatgccaatcgcgatgcctttcagtcattttgcgaataatcttcttcaaattcttgtttgcggcttctacagctccattcatctgaggcctataaatggcagagttgcggtgtctgatcttgaactgctcgcatagtccatctaccatgtcattgttcagattcttggcgTTGTCTGTAATAagcgtttcgggtactccaaagcgacagatgatgtgatctctcaagaaattggcaactaccttcttcgttacatgtttgaatgactccgcttcaacccatttggtaaagtactcaattgtcaccaatataaatcgatgtccatttgaagcgggaggatcaattgtaccaatcacgtccataccccacattgaacagggtcATGGGGCGATCATACTATGCAATTCAGTGGGTGGAGCATGTATAAcgtcaccgtgcatttgacattttatatatctccggacaaaatctatacaatcacgctccatagtaagccagaaatATCCgattctcatgattttctttgctagcaaatggccattcatgtgaggtccacaaacgccactatgcacttctttcatcatatattgagcttcatcttcatcaatgcactttaaaaggttcaaatctgaggttcGTTTGTACAAAACTTCTCCactcaagaaaaattttgaagccattctacgcagaaaactcttgtcctttgtactagcatgcagagggtaagatccagttttgagaaactccttaATATCATTATACCAAGGAATATTGTCAGAGGACTTGTCTAcaacccaacagtgggcaggcttgtcttgaagttgaatctgAATAGGTTCGATCCTCAATTCATCTGGATACTGGATCATAGAAGCtaaggtggccaaagcatcagcaaATGCATTTCGGGCTCGcgggagatgtctgaactccaaattttgaaattgcttggccagagtgagcaaactacaatggtagggcaaaatttttgaatatttggttatccactgcttcaaggtttggtgcacgagcaaatctgaatcactaaaaactatcaactctttgatttccatttctaaagccattttgagaccaaaaatgcaggcttcatattcagacatgttgtttgtgcaagcaaattgcaatttggcagcggcagggtagtgcttcccttcAGGTGAAACCAAAACAGCTGcaattccagctccgagagaattcgaagctccatcgaagaaaagcctccattcagagCTTTGCTCACTTATATCGTCTGTGGCGCCTACAAATAAGACTTTCtcatcagggaaataagtatgaagtggttgataatcatcgtcccttggattttctgccaaatgatcagctatagcttgccccttgacagccttctgtgaagtgaaaataatatcgaactctgagagaattatctgccatttggcCAGACATCCAGTtagcatcggcttctccaagagatacttcaaaggatcagatcgggaaaataagataagtggtatggctcaacaggtaGTGTCTCAGCTTTTGAactgcccaggccaatgcacagcagcttttctcaatgaatgaataattagcctcatactgcgtgaacttcttgcttaaATAGTAAATGGCTTGCTCCTTCCTTCCAGAGTCATCATGCTGCCCGAGGACACAACCAACTGCTTCTTCAAGCACAGATAGGTACATGATTAATGGTCGACCCGGCTTGGGTGGCACCAAGACTGGCGGATGTAACAGATAATCCTTGATTTTATCAAAAGCTTGTTGGCATTCTTCACTCCAGTACAATGGCACAttttttctcaacaatttgaacaacggctcgcatgtggcagttagctgggcaatgaatctcccaataaaattgatctttcctaagaaacttttcacgtccttctgagttttcggtactggcatatctcgaattgctttgatttttgctggatctatctctatgcctctTTTACTGACAATGAAGCCCAACAATTTACCAGCTGGTGCCCCAAAGGCGCACTTTGCAGGATTTAGTTTCAAATTGTACTTTCGCAACCTTTCGAATAgcttcttcaaatcaaccaaatggttctctgcccttttagacttgattatgatgtcatccacgtagacctccatctcccggtggatcatatcatgaaatagggtgGTCATGGTCCTTTGATAAGTAGCTCCGGCATTTTTTAGACCAAATGGCATCACTCGGTAGCAAAATGTGCCCCAAGGGGTTAtaaaagcagtcttctccctatcctcttctgccatcaaaatctgGTGATATCCAGCGAAACAATcacaaaaagattcaatctcatgcccagcggtattgtccaggagaatgtgaatatttggcagaggaaaatcatctttaggactggccttattgaggtctctataatcaacacaaactcgcacctctccattcttttttggGACAGGAACTGGATTCGAAAGCCAAatagggtaatgggaaacaatgataatgttggttttgagctatttttcaatttgctcctttattttgaggctcatatttggtttgaattttcggagtttttgttttacgggtggaaaagtaGGGTCTGTGGGCAACTTATGCactaccacatcagttgaaataccagtcatatcatcataggaccatgcAAATACATCCTGGAGCACAGTAAAAAATTCAAGCATATCCTTTTTCTgcctctcattcaaatgaatactaacttgcacctccttaacttcatctttagtgccaatgttaaccttttctgtttcttccaggttcggttttggtttctcctcatattgttcaaagtcctttgcaaacgaatcgaatacctcctcattatcactctcgctttggagctCGGATTCccagacctccaagtcgtgagtgatatagagattgccattattgaattccataatagtgatatccaaagggtcaaatagttttatttttggccatctgaaagaattaacgaatgtgggataataagcaaacaaacatacaacaaacaaatgaacaagcaatatgacagaaatataaacaaacgaataaacaaatcaacatgacaagaacaacttgtgcattttcataaaacctttgattgaaagcgagaacaaaagaaagcaagcgAGAAcgaaatgaaaacttaacaatattttcACGTGCAAACTTTAGTCAAAGGTAAAAATGCTTTCAttagctatttacagatgcagaagtattttcatgaattcgcatgaatgacaaacccctttaggtttaccgaaactccttctgaatgggcagaaactcggctgtccaattggaaattgatccttcagggATGTCGGGAAACTCGGCCTCATCTGGGAAACtgtcttcaaatgttgccccaacgaacaattgggccaaactagTTTCGATTCCGTCAACTGGGTTAATCTCTGATGTGATCACCTCGGTTGGTCGTGGAAAAGTATAATGCAGTGGTGGAATATCAAAGGCCTTTTGCCTGCCTTCTTTCTCTGCTCTCTTGCGTTCCTTCGTTTCTTTGATGTCTTTAGCGGTTGGTCGGAAACCCAAACCGAATGAATCCTTTTTCTCCACAATTTCCACTGGTTTCAGCATTCCTTGTAGATCACGTCCCAACCCTTTGTCAAACTCATATCCTCCGCAGATCATTTTCTTAGCGATCATGACACTGGCCTTTGACAGAGCTCGTTCCTCTTTTGTTATCCAACTAACAGAGACGATATCAGCTGTGCTATGAGGGGTTACTGTGGCGTTTCGGCTACTATCTTCTTTGGACCCAGAATCAGCAATCACGAGGCAATCCTCCTCGGCAAAGATAGTTATCAATTTGTCATTTACTATGAATTTCAACAATTGATGCAATGAAGAAGGCACAGCTCCGGACTTATGAATCCACGGCCTTCCAAGCAAAACATTGTAAACACTAGAAAAGTGCATAACTTGGCAGGCTATTTGAAACTGTGCGGGCCCCATCTCGACTACTAAATCTACTTCTCCTATAGGTTCTCTTTGTGCTCCATCAAAACCTCTAACTATGGTCGCTGAAGGCCTGAGCTTGATATCttgcaaccctagcttttccaagGTACTCCAAGAACAGATATTAAGCGCAGATCCATTGTCAATCAACACCTTTGGCAAAATTTTCCCATTGCACCTCACAGCTATGTACAGAGCCTTGTTATGTCCGATGCCTTCCGCTGGTAACTCATCATCagagaaagtgatttgttttgtaaataacaCACTCCCAACTATATGTGAGAAATTAGCAACTGAGATGTCATTAGGGATTTGAGCTTTGGTCAACACTTCGAGCAACGCATCCCTATGCATATCCGAAGAAAAGAGCAGATCCAACATGGATATTTGGGCGGGCGACTTGCTTAGCTTCTCCACTACATTATATTCACTTCTTTGGAGCCTTTTAAGAAAATCCAAGGCTTTCTTCTCAGTAATTGTTGGTTTAGCGGGCAGCTCGGCGTTATTTGTTTGAATCGGAACGGTAGCTCCAAACGGACTTGCAATCCTCCCTGATCTAGTGACCACTGACACCTCTTCTTTGGCAATTGACTTTTCTCCAATTTGTATGACAGGTTCATCGTAGTTCCATGGCACTCGCTGTAAACTCAGAACAGGCTCCTGCTCTGGGAATTCGATGACCACTGGCTCCAAAGCCTTGCTTTCAGCTACAGTgagatccaaaataaaaggCCTTTTATCCTCCTCAAATGGCACCTCTATTACAAATggttggtctgtgaccccaaacacCTCAGCTTCCctttccaatttttggacttgCTCCTCATACTCTGCGTCGTCCAGAATGACCCCAATGGTATTAGTGTGTTCCGGCAAGGGGTTCCTATTTATATTCGGCCCTTGTGCCTCCTTTTTCCTGATTACAATCTCTCCGGcttcaatcatatcttgaattctatGCTTAAGAGCCTTGCAATCAACAGTTGAATGTCCGGgtgcccctgaatgataagcacagacggCTTGTGGGTTATACCCAACGTATATGCCATATGGATAGGTCGGAGGGGGTACCGTGCCAATCTTTCCGGCGGCCTTCAActggtcatacaattggtctagAGGCCTACCTAAATCGGTAAATGTACGGCTACGGGATTggttgtaaggttcaggaggttgaggatGGCTATAAACAGGTCTATTTTGGGGAGGAAATCTTGCGTTATATGGAGAGCGATGTCGATTTTGGAgtggatttggttgagagatttgaaaaggggctaaaggtgggttaggatagcttgggcgaggtcgagggtgatGGATATTGGTAATATATACATGGTGCGGGTTTGAATAATAAGGGTAATGTGGTTGGTAGGTTGGATTGTGTTGATATCGGGGTTTGGGTGAAGGGTTCTGGTTCCAGATAAAAGTTGCctcctcctctttctttttaaactgcGGCTTCTTTCCACTGCTCCCTTCCCTTGCAAACCTTCTACTTGTGATTTTAGGGCAGAGACGTTGACAATTTTTTCGGCTCtcacaaaatcatcatactCTTCGAGTTTATTCACAATCGCAGCAAATGTACACCCAGTCATACGGAAGATTTCTTCGAAGTATGGAGGATCATGCGTCTTTATGAAAGTGCGAAtaatttcatcttcaatcatcgGAGGCTCAACCTTGGCAGCTATCTTCCTCCATCTTTTGGCgtatgtcttatgatcttcagatggtcgcCTCTTGGTGCCTTCCAAAGTAGTTCTGGTCGGTGCTAGCTCACAGTTATATTCGTATTGTCTGATGAAGGCGTTGGACAGATCAAGCCAAGTCTTCACCTTCTCTGGCTTTAAGTTTGAATACCAATCGAGGGCGTCTCCTTCTAGACTCTCTGGAAATAACCTTAATGGCAAATTTTCGTCATCCACCGGtctgcccaacttgttggcaaacaaacACAAGTGTGTCTTAGGATTGCCTGTACCATCATATTTATTGAACTTCGGGGTCTTGAACCCCACGGGCAGCTGTACATTTGGAAACAGGCACAGATCATCGTAGTCTAACAccccttgtttgcttaaaccttggcttttcctGATGAATTCATCGAAACGATCCAACCGCTTAAGTAACTTCATATCAACCGGGGCAGACGActctcccatttctggcttggtttgaacagtgtGCTCCGACGCAACAGGCTCTGCGGTAGTCTGATAAAAAGCTTGTGGATCCAGAGGCATGTTTGGACCACCTTGACCACCCTGAGGCTGAAATCCTTCCCCATAAGGAGGATAGAATGGAGGATTTTGAGTGTAAGTATACTGCGGGTTGAAAACTCCCTCAAAAGCGATTTGAATTGGAGGAatgacaaatggttcggattccGGTTGTTTGACGGGCGCAGGCTCGGGCTGCACTCCACTACTAATGAGCTCGTCGATCAACTTCTTTTGGGCGGCCGTCTCAgacgccatttccccaaatttggtgagcaattcagtcaactgaaccccgggacttgtggcttccggctgggtagttgcagcGGTCTTATCAGACGATTCTGGTTGAgaactcatgtctacacgattcctttgggctttaCTTCAGGATCgtgtaataatggggcttttccgagAAGCTATTTTGAAACTTTACCTGAGGATGCAAAAGACATCTTTAGATAAACTAATCGTTACTAGCTTTCTGCAActtattcaaaaaagaaaaagaaaaagacatgagttagtgaTTGTTCAAACAATTCAGATGCATGTCCTAcggggggaccctttttgtgccaagggtaggcctagcatgatgcaacaccttcgaaatgggacccgtaacacaaacctgtttttgacaaCAATTCCAAATGAGTGCAAAAGAAAAATCGCTTTCATTGATAAACTtgccaatatttacatcatgTCACGAAGACGATTCCGTACAAGATTGCCAAAACTTCTAAGCCTATCTAATACAGAGTCCCTGGTTTCTCTAGCATATGGAATTCTAATACGTTCAGCTTGGTCATATAATTCTCCGCATTTCCTTTTCAGCTCTTGACGCTTTTCTCG encodes:
- the LOC140005498 gene encoding uncharacterized protein — its product is MASETAAQKKLIDELISSGVQPEPAPVKQPESEPFVIPPIQIAFEGVFNPQYTYTQNPPFYPPYGEGFQPQGGQGGPNMPLDPQAFYQTTAEPVASEHTVQTKPEMGESSAPVDMKLLKRLDRFDEFIRKSQGLSKQGVLDYDDLCLFPNVQLPVGFKTPKFNKYDGTGNPKTHLCLFANKLGRPVDDENLPLRLFPESLEGDALDWYSNLKPEKVKTWLDLSNAFIRQYEYNCELAPTRTTLEGTKRRPSEDHKTYAKRWRKIAAKVEPPMIEDEIIRTFIKTHDPPYFEEIFRMTGCTFAAIVNKLEEYDDFVRAEKIVNVSALKSQVEGRPLDQLYDQLKAAGKIGTVPPPTYPYGIYVGYNPQAVCAYHSGAPGHSTVDCKALKHRIQDMIEAGEIVIRKKEAQGPNINRNPLPEHTNTIGVILDDAEYEEQVQKLEREAEVFGVTDQPFVIEVPFEEDKRPFILDLTVAESKALEPVVIEFPEQEPVLSLQRVPWNYDEPVIQIGEKSIAKEEVSVVTRSGRIASPFGATVPIQTNNAELPAKPTITEKKALDFLKRLQRSEYNVVEKLSKSPAQISMLDLLFSSDMHRDALLEVLTKAQIPNDISVANFSHIVGSVLFTKQITFSDDELPAEGIGHNKALYIAVRCNGKILPKVLIDNGSALNICSWSTLEKLGLQDIKLRPSATIVRGFDGAQREPIGEVDLVVEMGPAQFQIACQVMHFSSVYNVLLGRPWIHKSGAVPSSLHQLLKFIVNDKLITIFAEEDCLVIADSGSKEDSSRNATVTPHSTADIVSVSWITKEERALSKASVMIAKKMICGGYEFDKGLGRDLQGMLKPVEIVEKKDSFGLGFRPTAKDIKETKERKRAEKEGRQKAFDIPPLHYTFPRPTEVITSEINPVDGIETSLAQLFVGATFEDSFPDEAEMYLHGPMMI